In one Aromatoleum aromaticum EbN1 genomic region, the following are encoded:
- a CDS encoding YdcF family protein, which produces MTFDPALMPLFWLKKLVSAFMLPPLAPLLLIGLGLLLIQRWRRTGLALAWAGLAAALLLVWPATVGWMLAGLETDPPLTATSARPAEAIVIVGGGKRRHAPEYGGETVNRLTLERLRYGARLAHGLRLPVLVSGGAPTGERPEGELMKAALETDFGIIPRWVEASSLDTGQNAEFSAPLLKAAGVRRVLLVTHAAHMRRARAEFEARGIEVIAAPTAWLGRHDANDQVLTALPSATSAYAGWYAAHEWLGLLALRLSR; this is translated from the coding sequence ATGACTTTCGACCCCGCGCTGATGCCACTCTTCTGGTTGAAGAAACTCGTTTCGGCCTTCATGCTGCCGCCGCTCGCCCCGCTGCTGCTCATCGGACTCGGCCTGCTGCTCATCCAGCGCTGGCGCCGCACCGGCCTGGCGCTCGCGTGGGCGGGGCTCGCCGCAGCGCTGCTGCTCGTCTGGCCCGCCACCGTCGGCTGGATGCTCGCCGGGCTGGAGACCGATCCGCCCCTGACGGCGACCTCCGCCCGCCCCGCCGAGGCGATCGTCATCGTCGGCGGCGGCAAGCGGCGCCATGCGCCCGAATACGGCGGCGAAACCGTGAACCGGCTGACGCTCGAACGGCTGCGCTACGGCGCGCGCCTCGCGCACGGACTGCGCCTGCCGGTGCTCGTCAGCGGCGGAGCGCCGACCGGCGAGCGCCCGGAAGGCGAGCTGATGAAGGCCGCGCTCGAAACGGACTTCGGCATTATCCCGCGCTGGGTCGAGGCGAGCTCGCTCGACACCGGGCAGAACGCGGAATTTTCCGCGCCGCTGCTCAAAGCGGCCGGCGTGCGCCGTGTGCTGCTCGTCACGCACGCCGCGCACATGCGGCGCGCCCGGGCCGAGTTCGAGGCTCGCGGCATCGAGGTGATCGCCGCGCCGACCGCCTGGCTCGGCAGGCACGACGCGAACGACCAGGTGCTGACCGCGCTGCCGAGCGCGACCTCGGCCTATGCCGGCTGGTACGCGGCGCACGAATGGCTGGGGCTGCTCGCGCTGCGCTTGTCGCGCTGA
- a CDS encoding 3-hydroxyacyl-CoA dehydrogenase/enoyl-CoA hydratase family protein translates to MSKLIIRKVAVLGAGVMGAQIAAHCANADVPVVLFDLPAKDGPPNRVVDRAIGGLTKLDPAPLAAAVRASHIDAANYDSDLERLRDCDLVIEAIAEKLEWKRDLYAKAAPYLRPDAIFASNTSGLSIATLAEGLPEALRSRFCGVHFFNPPRYMALVELIPAPATDPLMLDALEAWLVTRLGKSIVRAKDTPNFVANRVGVFSILAVMHHTTRLGLGFDEVDALTGPLIGRPKSATYRTADVVGLDTLAHVIDTMGETLPDDPWHGYFKQPDWLQALIAKGALGQKTRAGIYRKDGKKILVLDRKTGDYRPSRGDIVSEVATALQTLNTAEKFAWLGASGLPEAQFLWAIFRDLFHYCAVHLEEIADSARDIDLAMRWGFGWTRGPFETWQAAGWADVAKAIQMDIDAGRAMAKEPLPAWVFLRGSVHEAAGSYSARDNVLKARPTLPVYRRQLYPDALLGEAPADRGETLWENGDDASGVRLWTRPDVDARIGILSFKAKLHAIGDEVIDGMLEAIARAETDLDGVVLWHDAPFAVGANLQQVAEACKAGEFGLLDGKVAKFQQVSMAIRHAQVPVVAAVEGMALGGGCEFAMHAAHRVLALESYVGLVEAGVGLIPAGGGSKEFALQAHRRAQHAAGRDVFPFIQQSFQTIAMATVAKSALEAVQLGFAQPSDDVVMHARELLYVAIARARAMFEAGWRPPLVNRAVTVAGRNGIATCELMLVNMAEGGFISEHDYKVAKAAATALCGGEVESNAQVGEQWILDVERALFVELLKTEKTQQRIAHLLETGKPLRN, encoded by the coding sequence ATGAGCAAGCTGATCATCCGCAAGGTCGCCGTCCTCGGCGCCGGCGTCATGGGGGCACAGATCGCGGCGCATTGCGCGAACGCCGATGTGCCGGTCGTGCTGTTCGACCTGCCGGCGAAGGACGGTCCGCCGAACCGCGTCGTCGACCGCGCGATCGGCGGCCTGACAAAGCTCGACCCGGCGCCGCTCGCGGCTGCGGTCCGCGCCAGCCATATCGACGCCGCGAACTACGACAGCGACCTCGAACGGCTGCGTGACTGCGATCTCGTCATCGAGGCGATCGCCGAGAAGCTCGAATGGAAGCGCGACCTGTACGCGAAAGCCGCGCCGTATCTGCGACCGGACGCGATCTTCGCATCGAACACGTCGGGCCTGTCGATCGCGACGCTTGCCGAAGGGCTGCCCGAAGCGCTGCGGTCGCGCTTCTGCGGCGTGCATTTCTTCAACCCGCCGCGCTACATGGCGCTCGTCGAGCTGATCCCGGCGCCCGCGACCGACCCATTGATGCTCGACGCGCTCGAAGCGTGGCTGGTGACGCGGCTCGGCAAGTCGATCGTGCGTGCGAAGGACACGCCGAACTTCGTCGCGAACCGGGTCGGCGTGTTCTCGATCCTCGCGGTGATGCACCACACCACGCGGCTCGGCCTCGGCTTCGACGAAGTCGACGCGCTGACCGGCCCGTTGATCGGCCGGCCGAAAAGCGCGACTTACCGCACCGCGGACGTCGTCGGTCTCGACACGCTCGCGCACGTCATCGACACGATGGGCGAGACGCTGCCTGATGACCCGTGGCACGGGTACTTCAAGCAGCCGGACTGGCTGCAGGCGCTGATCGCGAAAGGTGCGCTCGGGCAGAAGACGCGCGCCGGCATCTACCGCAAGGACGGCAAGAAGATCCTCGTGCTCGACCGGAAGACGGGCGACTACCGCCCGAGCCGCGGCGATATCGTGTCGGAAGTCGCGACCGCGCTGCAAACGCTGAACACGGCCGAGAAGTTCGCGTGGCTCGGCGCGAGCGGGCTGCCCGAGGCGCAGTTCCTGTGGGCGATCTTCCGCGACCTGTTCCATTACTGCGCAGTGCATCTCGAGGAGATCGCCGACAGCGCGCGCGACATCGACCTGGCAATGCGCTGGGGTTTCGGCTGGACGCGCGGACCGTTCGAGACCTGGCAGGCCGCGGGCTGGGCGGACGTCGCGAAAGCGATCCAGATGGACATCGACGCCGGCCGCGCAATGGCGAAAGAGCCGCTGCCGGCGTGGGTGTTTCTGCGCGGGAGTGTGCATGAGGCGGCGGGCTCGTATTCCGCACGCGACAACGTCCTCAAGGCGCGCCCGACGCTGCCGGTCTATCGCCGCCAGCTCTACCCCGACGCGCTGCTCGGCGAAGCGCCGGCCGACCGCGGCGAGACGCTGTGGGAGAACGGCGACGACGCGAGCGGCGTGCGGCTGTGGACGCGCCCGGACGTCGACGCGCGCATCGGCATTCTGTCGTTCAAGGCGAAGCTGCACGCGATCGGCGACGAAGTCATCGACGGCATGCTCGAAGCGATTGCGCGCGCCGAGACGGATCTCGACGGCGTCGTGCTGTGGCACGACGCGCCGTTCGCAGTCGGCGCAAACCTGCAGCAGGTCGCCGAAGCGTGCAAGGCCGGCGAGTTCGGGCTCCTGGATGGCAAGGTCGCGAAGTTCCAGCAGGTGTCGATGGCGATCCGCCACGCGCAGGTGCCGGTCGTCGCCGCAGTCGAGGGGATGGCGCTCGGCGGCGGCTGCGAGTTCGCGATGCATGCGGCGCACCGCGTGCTCGCGCTCGAGAGCTACGTCGGGCTCGTCGAAGCCGGCGTCGGCCTGATTCCGGCCGGCGGCGGCAGCAAGGAATTCGCGCTGCAGGCGCACCGGCGCGCGCAGCACGCCGCGGGGCGCGACGTGTTCCCGTTCATCCAGCAGAGCTTCCAGACGATCGCGATGGCAACCGTCGCGAAAAGCGCGCTCGAGGCGGTGCAACTCGGCTTCGCGCAACCTTCGGACGATGTCGTGATGCATGCGCGCGAACTGCTCTACGTCGCGATTGCTCGCGCGCGGGCGATGTTTGAGGCCGGCTGGCGCCCGCCGCTGGTCAACCGCGCGGTGACGGTCGCGGGGCGCAACGGCATCGCGACCTGCGAGCTGATGCTCGTCAACATGGCCGAAGGCGGCTTCATCTCGGAACACGACTACAAGGTCGCGAAGGCGGCGGCGACTGCGCTGTGCGGCGGCGAAGTCGAGTCCAACGCGCAGGTCGGCGAGCAGTGGATCCTCGACGTCGAGCGTGCGCTGTTCGTCGAGCTGCTGAAAACCGAAAAAACACAGCAGCGCATCGCGCACCTGCTCGAGACGGGCAAGCCGCTGCGCAACTGA
- a CDS encoding RidA family protein, whose product MSRSIVSTPNAPAAIGPYSQAVRTGSTIYCSGQIGLDPATMQMAEGFEAQTVRVFENLKAVAEAAGGSLADATRLTIYLTDLANFANVNEVMARYFAEPYPARAAVGVKELPKGALVEADAILVLG is encoded by the coding sequence ATGAGCCGCAGCATTGTTTCGACCCCTAACGCCCCCGCCGCGATCGGCCCCTATTCGCAGGCCGTCCGGACCGGCAGCACCATTTACTGCTCCGGCCAGATTGGCCTCGACCCGGCGACGATGCAGATGGCCGAGGGCTTTGAAGCGCAGACCGTGCGCGTGTTCGAGAACCTCAAGGCGGTCGCCGAAGCGGCCGGCGGTTCGCTCGCCGACGCGACGCGGCTGACGATCTACCTCACCGATCTTGCGAACTTCGCCAACGTGAACGAAGTGATGGCGCGCTATTTCGCCGAACCGTATCCGGCCCGGGCCGCAGTCGGCGTGAAGGAATTGCCGAAAGGCGCGCTCGTCGAGGCCGACGCGATACTGGTGCTTGGCTGA
- a CDS encoding DUF1835 domain-containing protein: MTDEATHLVLGDAAAGVLRDAMTAGMPAAAPILRFRDIYCIGPLGALGTADGPASRARYWAQLLPDAPPGVTEFDEEETRYAHAADAARHGTVFIWTGAHSSSQLWLQRLCATFSPQAADVRLVEAVDPGAASGGRRAVTQFDPGDLGELLARMRALDGGEIARLAGEWQRNRSVPSGVRRWTDGRITHHGDDFYDALLLTQCDDDWQAADQVIGAAQWECDEFLGDVFFAWRLRCLATSGRLLWRSPDGSLAEAVVRLPGSGGSQGTLH, from the coding sequence ATGACAGACGAGGCGACCCATCTGGTGCTCGGCGACGCTGCAGCGGGTGTGCTGCGCGACGCGATGACGGCAGGCATGCCGGCGGCGGCGCCGATCCTGCGCTTTCGAGACATCTACTGCATCGGCCCCCTTGGCGCGCTCGGTACCGCTGACGGCCCGGCAAGCCGCGCACGTTACTGGGCTCAGCTGCTGCCCGACGCGCCGCCTGGGGTCACCGAATTCGACGAGGAGGAGACGCGTTACGCGCACGCGGCCGACGCTGCGCGCCACGGCACGGTGTTCATCTGGACCGGCGCGCACAGCTCGTCGCAATTGTGGCTACAGCGTCTGTGCGCGACGTTTTCGCCGCAGGCCGCGGATGTCCGCCTTGTCGAGGCCGTCGACCCGGGCGCTGCTTCGGGCGGCCGGCGCGCGGTGACCCAGTTCGACCCGGGCGATCTTGGAGAACTGCTTGCGCGCATGCGCGCCCTCGATGGCGGGGAGATCGCGCGGCTCGCCGGCGAATGGCAGCGTAACCGCAGCGTCCCGTCCGGCGTGCGGCGCTGGACGGACGGTCGCATCACCCACCACGGCGACGACTTCTACGACGCTTTGCTGCTCACCCAGTGCGATGACGACTGGCAAGCGGCCGATCAGGTGATCGGCGCGGCGCAGTGGGAATGCGACGAGTTCCTCGGCGACGTGTTCTTCGCGTGGCGACTACGTTGCCTCGCGACAAGCGGACGCCTGTTGTGGCGCAGCCCGGACGGATCGCTCGCCGAGGCCGTGGTCAGGCTGCCGGGATCGGGCGGCTCACAGGGGACGCTGCATTGA
- the wrbA gene encoding NAD(P)H:quinone oxidoreductase: protein MKVQIIFYSMYGHIFRMAEAVAEGARSVAGAEVGLFRVPELVPDEVLEKSGAKTAQQAFAHVPVAKTEQLPEADAIIFGTPTRFGNMCAQMRNFLDQTGGLWMKGSLVGKVGSVFTSTATQHGGQESTILSTHITLLHQGMVLVGLPYTEKRQMGMDEILGGSPYGAATIAGGDGSRMPSQTEIEMAKFQGRHVAEIASALVRGRAA, encoded by the coding sequence ATGAAAGTTCAGATCATTTTCTACAGCATGTACGGTCACATCTTCCGCATGGCGGAAGCGGTCGCGGAAGGCGCGCGAAGCGTTGCCGGGGCCGAAGTCGGCCTGTTCCGCGTTCCCGAACTGGTGCCCGACGAAGTGCTCGAGAAATCCGGGGCGAAGACGGCGCAGCAGGCGTTCGCGCACGTGCCGGTGGCGAAGACCGAGCAGCTCCCCGAAGCCGACGCGATCATCTTCGGCACGCCGACGCGCTTCGGCAACATGTGCGCGCAGATGCGCAACTTCCTCGACCAGACGGGCGGGCTGTGGATGAAGGGGAGCCTGGTCGGCAAGGTGGGCAGCGTATTCACCAGCACCGCGACGCAGCATGGCGGGCAGGAGAGCACGATCCTGTCGACGCACATCACGCTGCTGCACCAGGGCATGGTCCTCGTCGGCCTGCCTTACACCGAGAAGCGGCAGATGGGAATGGACGAGATCCTCGGCGGCTCGCCGTATGGGGCGGCGACGATCGCCGGCGGCGACGGCAGCCGCATGCCCAGCCAGACCGAAATCGAGATGGCGAAATTCCAGGGCCGCCATGTTGCCGAGATCGCGAGCGCACTGGTGCGGGGCAGGGCGGCCTGA
- a CDS encoding cupin domain-containing protein, with protein sequence MSSEPDRPAGASAAPRPAAELVAVRPDREVLTHQRLPYFLGISAATAGSKGLSMHIVVIPPGGVAQAHSHQDFETAIYVLEGRVETRYGPGLHQSVVSEAGDFLFIPPDVPHQAFNLSSTEPARAIIARNDADEQERVLPYDPAADG encoded by the coding sequence ATGTCCAGCGAACCCGACCGCCCAGCCGGAGCCTCCGCCGCCCCCCGCCCCGCCGCGGAACTCGTCGCCGTCCGCCCCGACCGCGAGGTCCTCACCCACCAGCGCCTTCCGTACTTCCTCGGCATTTCCGCCGCGACCGCCGGCAGCAAGGGGCTGTCGATGCATATCGTCGTGATTCCGCCCGGAGGCGTCGCCCAGGCGCACAGCCACCAGGATTTCGAGACCGCGATCTACGTGCTCGAGGGGCGCGTCGAAACACGTTATGGGCCGGGCCTGCACCAGTCGGTCGTCAGTGAGGCCGGCGATTTCCTGTTCATCCCGCCCGACGTGCCGCATCAGGCGTTCAACCTCAGCAGCACCGAACCCGCCCGTGCGATTATCGCTCGCAACGACGCCGACGAGCAGGAGCGCGTGCTGCCGTACGATCCTGCGGCAGACGGCTGA
- a CDS encoding pirin family protein, producing the protein MNPNASTSPHDPLSVETVVVPHASDLGGGFKVMRALPSVRRRMVGPFVFLDQMGPVELAAGSGLDVRPHPHIGLATVTYLFDGEILHRDSLGNVQPIRPGELNWMTAGRGIVHSERTPPELRPSGSRLAGLQAWVALPERDEDSEPAFAHHGAAELPVIDAPGLSVRLIAGEAFGARSPVATHSPLFYADVTLAPPARLQVPIEHAERAAYIVAGSVIIDGVTHSAGQLLVLRRGAEVVITASSATRLMLLGGEPLDGPRHVWWNFVSSSRERIEQAKADWRAGRFAPVPGESELIPLPDNRPPPVRYP; encoded by the coding sequence ATGAACCCGAATGCATCGACATCCCCACACGACCCGCTGTCCGTCGAAACCGTCGTCGTGCCGCACGCAAGCGATCTGGGCGGCGGCTTCAAGGTGATGCGCGCGCTGCCGTCGGTGCGGCGGCGCATGGTCGGGCCGTTCGTCTTTCTCGACCAGATGGGGCCGGTGGAGCTTGCCGCGGGCAGCGGCCTCGACGTCCGGCCGCATCCACACATCGGCCTCGCGACGGTGACTTATCTCTTCGACGGCGAGATCCTGCACCGCGACAGCCTGGGCAATGTGCAGCCGATCCGGCCGGGCGAGCTGAACTGGATGACTGCGGGACGCGGCATCGTGCATTCCGAACGCACACCGCCCGAACTGCGCCCGTCCGGCTCGCGCCTCGCCGGGCTGCAGGCGTGGGTCGCGTTGCCGGAGCGCGACGAGGACAGCGAACCCGCGTTCGCGCACCACGGCGCGGCGGAACTGCCGGTCATCGACGCGCCGGGCCTGAGCGTCCGGCTGATCGCCGGCGAAGCTTTCGGCGCGCGCTCCCCGGTCGCGACGCATTCGCCGCTGTTCTACGCCGACGTCACGCTCGCCCCGCCGGCGCGCCTGCAGGTGCCGATCGAGCACGCCGAGCGCGCGGCGTACATCGTCGCGGGTTCCGTCATCATCGACGGCGTGACGCATTCGGCAGGCCAGCTGCTGGTCCTGCGGCGCGGCGCCGAAGTCGTCATCACGGCGTCGTCGGCGACGCGGCTGATGCTGCTCGGCGGCGAACCGCTCGACGGGCCGCGCCACGTGTGGTGGAACTTCGTGTCGAGTTCGCGCGAGCGCATCGAGCAGGCGAAGGCCGACTGGCGCGCCGGCCGCTTCGCGCCGGTGCCGGGCGAGAGCGAACTCATCCCGCTGCCGGACAATCGCCCGCCCCCGGTGCGCTATCCCTGA
- a CDS encoding enoyl-CoA hydratase/isomerase family protein, producing the protein MADTVLLDVSNRVATLTLNRPAQLNALSIEMMQDLLGVVRELRDLKDVDVVVIVGAGDHFMAGGDLKDFATQFHLAPQARMVAFRAIIEKHINPAVEILQSLHQPVIAKVRGACAGFGLSLMLGCDLALCADSAKFTTAYSSIGLAADGGLTYFLPRVVGSRKALELLLLAERFDAAEALRLGLVNRVLPPAELDGETDKLVARLQAGPREAYGEIKRLVASSYDAQIESQLESEAEAFGRCSATDDFVEGITAFLEKRKPAFRGM; encoded by the coding sequence ATGGCCGATACCGTACTGCTCGACGTCTCGAACCGCGTCGCCACGCTCACGCTCAACCGCCCTGCGCAGCTCAACGCCTTGTCGATCGAGATGATGCAGGACCTGCTGGGTGTCGTGCGGGAGTTGCGCGATCTCAAAGATGTCGACGTCGTCGTCATCGTCGGCGCGGGTGATCATTTCATGGCAGGAGGCGACCTGAAGGACTTCGCGACGCAGTTCCACCTCGCCCCGCAGGCGCGCATGGTGGCTTTCCGCGCGATCATCGAGAAGCACATCAACCCGGCCGTCGAGATCCTCCAGTCGCTGCACCAGCCCGTCATCGCGAAAGTTCGCGGCGCGTGCGCCGGCTTCGGCCTGTCGCTGATGCTCGGCTGCGATCTGGCGCTGTGCGCCGACAGCGCCAAATTCACGACCGCGTATTCATCGATCGGCCTCGCGGCCGACGGCGGCCTGACGTATTTCCTGCCGCGCGTCGTCGGCAGCCGCAAGGCGCTGGAACTGCTGCTGCTCGCCGAGCGTTTCGATGCGGCCGAAGCGTTGCGCCTCGGCCTCGTCAACCGCGTGCTGCCGCCCGCCGAACTCGACGGCGAGACCGACAAGCTCGTCGCCCGGCTGCAGGCAGGCCCGCGCGAAGCCTATGGCGAAATCAAGCGCCTCGTCGCGAGCTCGTACGACGCCCAGATCGAATCGCAACTGGAGAGCGAAGCCGAAGCGTTCGGCCGCTGCAGCGCCACCGACGACTTCGTCGAAGGCATCACCGCTTTCCTCGAAAAGCGCAAGCCCGCGTTCCGCGGGATGTGA
- a CDS encoding type II toxin-antitoxin system RelE/ParE family toxin: MAGTPTRYEVLLTQGAEQDLESIHDYITEFDCLANANYVLDQLLEVVESLAQFPERGSYPKELVPLGIKEYRQTAFKPYRVIYRVTGSQVVVYLIVDGRRDMQSVLARRLLGT; this comes from the coding sequence ATGGCCGGCACGCCGACCAGGTACGAAGTGCTGCTCACCCAGGGGGCAGAGCAGGACCTGGAATCGATTCACGACTACATCACCGAGTTCGACTGCCTGGCGAACGCAAACTACGTGCTCGACCAGCTGCTGGAAGTCGTGGAAAGCCTCGCACAGTTCCCCGAGCGAGGCAGCTACCCGAAGGAGTTGGTGCCGCTGGGCATCAAGGAGTACCGGCAAACCGCGTTCAAGCCTTACCGGGTGATTTACCGCGTCACGGGCAGCCAAGTCGTCGTTTACCTGATCGTCGACGGCCGCCGGGACATGCAGTCGGTGCTGGCTCGCCGATTGCTCGGCACGTGA
- a CDS encoding type II toxin-antitoxin system Phd/YefM family antitoxin, producing the protein MRYSSQVKPISYLKANAAEVLAQLAEQRQPLVITQNGEAKAVLQDVASFEETQETLALLKLLALGNQDVEAGRVKPVTEVVARLRGKRATG; encoded by the coding sequence ATGCGCTACTCATCTCAAGTCAAACCCATCAGCTACCTCAAGGCCAACGCCGCCGAGGTGCTGGCGCAGCTTGCCGAGCAGCGGCAGCCCCTGGTCATCACGCAGAACGGGGAAGCCAAGGCCGTTCTGCAGGACGTCGCCTCGTTTGAGGAGACCCAGGAAACCCTGGCGCTGCTGAAGCTCCTGGCGCTCGGTAATCAGGACGTGGAAGCCGGTCGTGTCAAACCCGTGACCGAGGTCGTAGCTCGCCTGCGCGGCAAGCGTGCAACAGGCTGA
- a CDS encoding acetyl-CoA C-acyltransferase, with translation MTRQVQDAYIVAATRTPVGRRNGMFAHVRPDDLLAHVLSAVVGKVRGLDAHEIADVIVGCAMPEAEQGMNVARIGLLLAGLPDNVPGITINRFCASGLQAVADAAARIRLGEADVIIAAGTESMSVMPQIMGNKVSLNPAIFANRDNVGIAFGMGLTAEKVAQQWKVSREDQDLFALHSNQRASAAIAGGHFRAEITPYTVRTHLPGDGGAVRVVERVCDTDEGPRPDASLDALAKLKPVFAARGSVTAGNSSQMSDGAGAVLLMSDAALKRYGATPIARFVSYSVAGVPPQIMGIGPVEAIPRALAAGGVSLADVGWIELNEAFAAQSLAVIRELGLDPARVNPFGGAIALGHPLGATGAIRTATVMSAMQRDPKLRYAMVTMCVGTGMGAAGVFERV, from the coding sequence ATGACCAGACAAGTCCAGGACGCCTACATCGTCGCCGCGACGCGCACCCCTGTCGGCCGGCGCAACGGCATGTTCGCGCACGTGCGGCCCGACGACCTGCTCGCGCACGTGCTGTCGGCCGTCGTCGGCAAAGTGCGGGGGCTCGACGCGCACGAGATCGCGGACGTCATCGTCGGCTGCGCGATGCCCGAGGCCGAGCAGGGCATGAACGTCGCGCGCATCGGCCTCTTGCTCGCCGGGCTGCCGGACAACGTGCCCGGTATCACGATCAACCGCTTCTGCGCGTCCGGGCTGCAGGCGGTCGCGGACGCCGCAGCGCGCATCCGCCTCGGTGAAGCCGATGTGATCATTGCCGCCGGCACCGAGTCGATGAGCGTGATGCCGCAGATCATGGGCAACAAGGTCAGCCTGAACCCGGCGATCTTCGCGAACCGCGACAACGTCGGCATTGCGTTCGGCATGGGGCTGACTGCCGAGAAGGTCGCGCAGCAGTGGAAAGTCAGCCGCGAAGACCAGGATCTTTTCGCACTGCATTCGAACCAGCGCGCGTCCGCGGCGATCGCCGGCGGGCATTTCCGTGCCGAAATCACGCCTTATACGGTCCGCACGCATCTGCCCGGCGACGGGGGAGCGGTGCGCGTCGTCGAGCGCGTTTGCGACACCGACGAAGGACCGCGGCCGGACGCATCGCTCGACGCGCTGGCGAAGCTCAAACCGGTATTCGCCGCACGCGGCTCGGTCACCGCCGGCAACAGCTCGCAGATGTCCGACGGCGCGGGCGCAGTGCTGCTGATGAGCGACGCGGCGCTGAAACGCTACGGTGCTACGCCGATCGCCCGTTTCGTCAGCTATTCGGTCGCCGGCGTGCCGCCCCAGATCATGGGCATCGGCCCGGTCGAAGCGATTCCGCGCGCGCTCGCCGCGGGTGGCGTGAGTCTCGCCGACGTCGGCTGGATCGAACTCAACGAAGCGTTCGCCGCGCAGTCGTTGGCAGTGATCCGCGAGCTCGGGCTCGACCCGGCGCGAGTCAACCCGTTCGGCGGCGCGATCGCGCTCGGCCACCCGCTCGGCGCGACCGGCGCCATCCGCACCGCGACCGTGATGAGCGCGATGCAGCGCGATCCGAAGCTGCGCTATGCGATGGTGACGATGTGCGTCGGCACCGGCATGGGCGCAGCGGGAGTGTTCGAGCGGGTGTAG